A genomic window from Lotus japonicus ecotype B-129 chromosome 1, LjGifu_v1.2 includes:
- the LOC130731669 gene encoding L10-interacting MYB domain-containing protein-like — protein MANENEDVGDEVVEVTVTGCKKDIWPPNIESYFIGLMEEEVKKGNRQTTTLTRDAWRRIKEEMKIQFGKEYTYDQFKNKFNQLRGKWKDFNNLLKMETGLGYNSATGKIIATDDEWKKLCEKYKFAKQFKKKGCLNYEKLCVIYGDTTATGANQHPSTKSPSSSNDDDSEGDFDKDEDDQQPKKKAHVSKDTRKRNARENAQVAFANAMTIFGEHTKKKMERMDKSQVGPSTNSTEAVGQSSEQDMEKTVTCLRVLQGLEGIDGASFSKALKLLKEDAMWRTLFMELNDDRKKDFVLNLV, from the exons ATGGCAAATGAGAATGAAGATGTTGGGGATGAGGTGGTTGAGGTTACCGTTACAGGATGCAAAAAAGATATATGGCCTCCAAACATAGAATCCTACTTTATTGGTTTAATGGAGGAGGAAGTTAAGAAGGGTAATAGACAAACCACTACTCTAACAAGGGATGCATGGAGGCGTATCAAGGAGGAGATGAAAATCCAATTTGGCAAGGAATACACATATGATCAATTTAAGAACAAATTCAATCAATTAAGGGGAAAATGGAAGGATTTTAATAATCTGTTGAAAATGGAGACTGGACTTGGATACAACTCAGCCACTGGAAAAATTATTGCCACAGATGATGAGTGGAAGAAACTGTGTGAG aaGTACAAGTTTGCAAAGCAATTTAAGAAGAAAGGTTGTTTGAATTATGAAAAATTGTGTGTCATTTATGGGGACACTACTGCTACTGGTGCAAATCAGCACCCTTCTACCAAAAGTCCTTCAAGTAgtaatgatgatgatagtgaagGAGACTTTGACAAGGATGAAGATGACCAGCAACCTAAAAAGAAAGCACATGTTAGTAAGGACACTAGGAAAAGGAATGCAAGAGAGAATGCTCAAGTGGCATTTGCTAATGCTATGACAATTTTTGGAGAACATACTAAAAAGAAGATGGAGAGGATGGACAAGAGTCAGGTTGGACCATCAACTAATTCCACAGAAGCAGTTGGCCAGAGTAGTGAGCAGGATATGGAAAAAACGGTGACTTGTTTAAGGGTCCTTCAAGGACTTGAAGGCATTGATGGTGCTTCTTTTTCGAAGGCTTTGAAGTTATTGAAAGAAGATGCTATGTGGAGAACTTTGTTTATGGAACTAAATGATGACCGGAAGAAAGACTTTGTTCTGAATCTTGTTTAG
- the LOC130728665 gene encoding uncharacterized protein LOC130728665, with product MLDNCRIVVMDVINKNFVNDSDDDEEEEFLTSAGFYISMEDNSLFKSTPKPQRLSKLKGHEWVVEILTGHPRNCYDTFRMTPPQFIKLCDLLKERNKLKDTRFLTVQEQVAIFLLIICQTVRTRFAADRFQHSGDTIHRHFKRVLKAICSLSKYFIVPPSFDEVAQEIRFNPRYYPFFKHCVGAIDGTHISACIPKDEQIPYRGRKIDPTINMMCCCPFPPTGKYCIVDSGYANMPGFLSPYRGERYHLRDYRGQRAPQGPKELFNYIHSSLRNVIERCFGVLKARFPILKSMMPYALKRQKYIPLACCVLHNFIKMKMQDDPLFTQYADENVQLEDEAANGNTEEHVPPQVTTTSFRQMAAFRDRLAQRLWDATNATS from the exons aTGTTGGATAATTGCCG GATTGTGGTGATGGATGTGATAAATAAGAACTTTGTTAAtgactctgatgatgatgaggaagaagagtttCTAACTAGTGCTGGTTTTTATATCAGCATGGAAGATAATAGTTTGTTTAAATCAACACCCAAACCTCAAAGGCTTTCAAAATTGAAAGGACATGAATGGGTAGTTGAAATATTAACTGGCCATCCAAGGAACTGTTATGATACATTTCGAATGACACCACCTCAATTCATTAAACTGTGTgatttgttgaaagaaagaaataaattgAAGGATACTAGGTTCTTAACTGTTCAAGAGCAAGTTGCAATATTTCTACTCATTATCTGCCAAACAGTGCGAACTAGATTTGCAGCTGATCGATTTCAACACTCAGGGGACACTATTCATAGGCATTTCAAAAGAGTTCTAAAAGCCATTTGCTCTCTTTCCAAATACTTCATTGTTCctccttcctttgatgaagTTGCTCAAGAGATACGGTTCAATCCAAGATATTATCCTTTTTTCAAG caTTGTGTAGGAGCAATTGATGGTACCCATATTTCAGCGTGCATTCCAAAAGATGAGCAGATTCCATATCGTGGGAGAAAAATTGATCCCACTATCAATATGATGTGTTGTTGCCCTTTTCCCCCAACAGGTAAATATTGCATTGTAGACTCTGGATACGCCAATATGCCTGGGTTTCTCTCACCATATCGTGGAGAACGATATCACTTACGTGATTATAGAGGTCAACGAGCACCGCAAGGACCAAAGGAGTTGTTCAACTACATTCATTCTTCATTACGTAATGTGATTGAAAGGTGTTTTGGGGTCTTAAAAGCACGTTTTCCTATCCTGAAGTCCATGATGCCATACGCATTGAAAAGACAAAAGTATATACCACTTGCATGTTGTGTTCttcataattttattaaaatgaagATGCAGGACGATCCTTTATTTACACAATATGCAGATGAAAATGTTCAATTAGAAGATGAAGCGGCAAATGGAAACACAGAGGAACATGTGCCACCACAGGTGACTACAACATCTTTTCGTCAAATGGCTGCATTTCGAGATCGTTTGGCTCAACGATTATGGGATGCAACTAATGCAACATCGTAG